The sequence TAATGTTCTGCCCTTTATCCCTGAAAACTTCAAATTGAGAAGCAAACTCCTGCTAACATTTTTGCACTGAAATTCTACGGAGTTGATTATTTATAACATACAATATTCCCATATCCGTATAATTGACACAGTAAAGTGAAAAGTGGCAAAGGGATGGGGAAAAATCATGCTACAAATGCATGTTAATGCCAAGGCCATCATCAATGCTATTTATCTTCTAAATAAAAACCACCTCTCATAAACAACTTTAGGAGAGAACAATAGGTTTGCCACACAGCTGCTCCAACTCAGTTTCTAAAACTTCGTACAAGTTTGCTTTGTTCCGTCTATAAATCCAAACTTTACTCCCTTGATCCCAATCAAACCTTGAGGGGCCACTGCATAAGATATGGATTTTTGTTTAGATAGGTCTTAGAGAGTGTATAAAATGTACAAAGATGTCATTTTGTTTTTATGCTTAGATAGCATAGCAACATTCTAGGAAATTAAGATATCACTTAGCGATGAATGTATTCTGGTGATGATTATAAATGCAGGGAAGGAAGATTCAATAATTGTAAGAAATTATCTCGTATGGAATTCGCTGACTTGATTGCTTCGGAAGTTCGGATACACTATTGGATATGTTAAGATAACACCATTTATACATGTAAACTATGAACAATGAATCTATTCACTAATCTCAGTTTACTTAAGGAACTGTGAATTCTTTATGAAGTTAGATAGATAAACATGTTTAAATGATCTTTGGCATAAACTTTCACTATGTTCCCACACTGTCTAGTATCCAGCTAAGGAGCAATTTAAATAATTGTACAGTGCTTCATGAATCATGAATTGTCCCATCTCTTTGTAAAACATGTTAATATACTTCAATCATGCAGATTTTCCTCAACAAGTGCACCATCATTAACACTTGAGACAATACATTTGGGGAAAAATAttatattgaatttttaaaaccCAATTTCCCAACTAATCACATTTCTTTAGTTCTTTCTCATGTATAAAGACACCAATAGAAATATATGTATGGCAGACGTATTGCAACGCATAACTAACACAGTTTGGTTATatatctacatgcaatctattGTATGAAGACTGATGTAAAGCATAGTAAAACATTCTAAAAGGATTGGAAGTGCACTTGATCGAATACCTTACAGGAGAAGACAACCAAAGTTGCCTATTTGGTGTTTGTTTGTTCAAGACATAGGTGCCCAGATTGCCGAGTTTTACAGTCAAAACATCATTCTGAAATGAGAAGCAATGTCAAATCAATCAACAAAACACCCAAGCAAGAAGCAACTTGTTAGAACAATAGATAGAAATTAATTAGGATCATTAAAATAATAGTACAAAAAATCAATTATTCAGGAAAGACCAAATTGTGTTTTAAGTTTTATCCAACAAAGGGTGTTCATCTCTCATCAAGTTATAAATGAAATAATTCGAAACAATTGCAGTTACACCAAGATAACTATTAAACACTTTAATCTTTTAAATACAGACGACTTCCATGATACTTCTTTTTCATAATCAGTCCCTTATAAATCAtttcaatataataaaaaagcAATACCCACCCCATAGTCTATGTCAAATCCATCAACTTCAACATCATCTCCGTAATCCTGCCAAGCAACAAGAAACCAGAAATAAAATCTTCAGTTGGGACTTTGGATCATATAAAATCGATGTTTTGACATGTTAATGTACCAATTGGAGCTAACATTACTCTCAAATGAAGCACATTAGGCctagttttatcaaatttgcaaatTTATTAACATAAAGCAAATGCTAGGGATACCTCAAGTTTCTCCTGTAGGCTATGTATAGTGGAATCAGCAAGATTGTGAAATTCACCCTCCTGCAGTAGAGAACTGCATTCACATTAATCATTAGCAAATTCCATCTCCACCcacttttaagaaaaaaaaaattaacaaaaaaaaaactttacaACCATTTCTTTCAACACTAAAAGATCCCATCTCCATAAATGCTTTCAATTTCAAAAGTAATGTATATTAAAACTAGCTAgaaatttgaaacaaaaataaccccaaacaaacaaacaaaagttTCAACTTTGTTTCAATTGTCTCAGGGAATCAAATAGGAAATGACAGGAgctgaacaaacagaaaagggtGGATGACATACCGGTAATCAATGGCGGCGGGGCCCTGAGATTCATCTAGAAGTTTCGAACTGCGAGAACAGAAGGTTCTGGAAGAAGGTGATAGCGGCGGGGGTGGAAGATGCGCGTTGTGGCACATTTTACCAAAGATTTCTGATGAAGCTTTAACATAGAGAATCCGGAAAGAAGAAGGTGAGAATTGCGAGAAGGACCTAGAGAGACTTGCTCTTGCTCTCTTCAGAAGCAACTTGGTGGCCATATGGCGTCTCAACGGTGAATCTTGTTTTCGCTGTGTTCCcaaatgaatgaaaaaaaattccCAAAATGGGCTTCAAGAGCCTAACAGGCCCGAATCGTATCCAATCCCCCCAAAAACTAAGATCCTAACGCCGTCAATCCAGTGAGCAATGAGCCGGAGAGAGCTTAGCGGCAGATTGGCTGTAAGAGGAGGATCTTTTTCCtcgaaaaaaaaaaggaggcCAGGAGGGGGCAATTAGTTTTACATACAATTTATCTAAACCTATTACAAATTAAATCAATCAGTTTTACATACAAATACAATTGCATATTTCATATTTGCATCAATTTGTCTCTTGACTCTCTTTTAAACAAGGTTGCGAGAACTAGACCGGTCAATGAATCGGTAAGGTGACTGGTTCACTAGTTCAGTGGTTCAATCagattcaaccggtttaattaaatattaaataaatttattaaaaatttaatatataatttcaaatatttaaattcaatgatttctaaactaaaaatttaaaatttcacaatttcacataataaattattcaTAATCTATCATTAAAAGctcacaaacaacttcaaacatcaaagtttataactaaaaaaaatcaaaatacacaTGAATGACAAACATATAATATTAGACTCCCAAAAAAACAACACTAACAAACTATTAACTAAACAAAAACGCTAttcatcataatcatcattaagtGTTCCAATATCTCCATTATAAATAAGTAATCTAAAACCACCATCTTCAGAAGTACCATCAAAAGAGGTCGTATTTGAAGACTCAATTACAAATTTACAACACCAAAAAAcatttcaatatataatttattaactCTCTGAAATAAAAGACTAAACAAACAAGTTTTACGGAAAGAAAAGACCAATAAGCACAATTTCAAATTAAGTTTTCAAGGTTAAGAGTCTCTATAGAAAGAGACATTGTCAAAATCCATATGGATGCAAATATCTGAACAACAGTCCTAGAGAGTAAGCAATCCAGATGCAGGCTAAACAACTCATCCAGGAATTACAATTGTACTGAAGTTTGCTATACCTTACATAGAGAGCACATTTAGAATGCCAATAGTTTATGTATAACATTGTAGCTACAGTAAGTagtaaacagaaaaataataaactaaTATCAATCAATATACATTCTTTCTAATATTGTTCAGTCTTCTCTAGCTCTGTTTGGTAAACATAACTGCAGCATCAATATAAAGAACAAGCCAATCAACCAAGGAAATTAACTCAGAGAAACAACAATTAACTTAGAAAACAAGAATAGTTAAAAATACCTTCCAGAGCATAGAGCACAGAGGCAAGGGAGAGGGAGCACGATGGACACACGAGACGGAGCGTGGGGAACTGGAGCAGGGAGGGCTGGAGCACGGCAGATCAGGGGCTGTGCGACGGAGGAACGAGGACAAGAGAAATTAATATAGAATAACTATATAAAAATAGAGGAGGTGCTATCTCAAGAACATGAAATTACTGTACAAGAGAAATTAGATGTCACTCAAGAACAAGGAAGGAAACACTCGAGTTTCAAGGGCTGTCTTCAATACTAGTTTTCCTTCCTTCCTTGGAAAGAATCTTATTCATATATAAAAACGTTGATCTGCTATAGTAGAGGGAATTCTTTCCTCATTTTGATCCTCTTAGCCGTTGCATATATCAAGGTTGAGACGGttggtaataaaagaggaaacttccttgtttttcttgatAATAATGTGCAGCAtcttttttttattgtgtttgaTCTGATATTGAAGAGTATTTTCTTAATGTGACTGATTTGCCTAAGATCTTGCTTGTTGGTTGATTTACATTGAATACTTTTCAATTAAGACTTACAATACTCATAACAGAAAGTTAGAAAATAAGACAAATTCAAATGTTGGTCATCatcaaaatttatttcaattcttgactcaacattttttttcttGATGATATACATTTTAAACTGCACAAAGGGATAAGCTAAGCTAACTTCCCTAAAAGTACAAGAAGCTTTCACTGTCTATGTGCTTTATGATAAACAAA is a genomic window of Arachis ipaensis cultivar K30076 chromosome B06, Araip1.1, whole genome shotgun sequence containing:
- the LOC107604754 gene encoding frataxin, mitochondrial, with protein sequence MATKLLLKRARASLSRSFSQFSPSSFRILYVKASSEIFGKMCHNAHLPPPPLSPSSRTFCSRSSKLLDESQGPAAIDYRSLLQEGEFHNLADSTIHSLQEKLEDYGDDVEVDGFDIDYGNDVLTVKLGNLGTYVLNKQTPNRQLWLSSPVSGPSRFDWDQGSKVWIYRRNKANLYEVLETELEQLCGKPIVLS